A genomic window from Streptomyces sp. NBC_00234 includes:
- the mqnC gene encoding cyclic dehypoxanthinyl futalosine synthase: protein MTEKADLQTVLDRAAEGGRISPEEALDLYRSAPLHALGAAADAVRRRRYAGTEHIATYIIERNINYTNVCVTACKFCAFYAAPKDTDKGWTRDLDDILRRCAETVELGGTQIMFQGGHHPDYGVEYYETHFSAIKKAYPQLVIHSLGASEIEHMARISKVSAEEAIRRIHAAGLDSFAGAGAELLPARPRTAIAPLKESGERWLEIMEIAHGLGVESTSTMLMGTGETNAERIEHLSMIRDVQDRTGGFRAFIPYTYQPENNKLKGQTQATLFEYLRMIAIARLFLDNVAHIQGSWLTTGKEVGQLSLHYGADDLGSIMLEENVVSSAGAKHRSNRLEIIDLIRKADRVPAQRATTYEHLVVHDDPANDPVDERVVSHISSTAIEGGTAHPELKLLSAN from the coding sequence GGAGGAGGCGCTCGACCTCTACCGGTCGGCACCGCTGCACGCGCTGGGAGCGGCGGCCGACGCCGTACGCCGGCGCCGTTACGCGGGTACGGAGCACATCGCCACGTACATCATCGAGCGCAACATCAACTACACCAACGTGTGTGTCACCGCGTGCAAGTTCTGCGCCTTCTACGCGGCGCCCAAGGACACGGACAAGGGCTGGACCCGCGACCTCGACGACATCCTGCGCCGCTGCGCGGAGACCGTCGAACTGGGCGGCACCCAGATCATGTTCCAGGGCGGCCACCACCCGGACTACGGCGTCGAGTACTACGAGACGCACTTCTCCGCCATCAAGAAGGCGTACCCCCAGCTGGTCATCCACTCCCTCGGCGCCTCCGAGATCGAGCACATGGCCCGGATCTCCAAGGTGTCCGCCGAGGAGGCCATCCGGCGCATCCACGCCGCCGGTCTCGACTCCTTCGCGGGCGCGGGCGCCGAACTGCTGCCCGCCCGGCCGCGCACCGCGATCGCCCCGCTCAAGGAGTCCGGCGAGCGCTGGCTGGAGATCATGGAGATCGCCCACGGCCTCGGTGTCGAGTCCACCTCCACCATGCTGATGGGCACCGGCGAGACCAACGCCGAGCGCATCGAGCACCTGAGCATGATCCGGGACGTGCAGGACCGCACGGGCGGCTTCCGCGCGTTCATCCCGTACACGTACCAGCCGGAGAACAACAAGCTGAAGGGACAGACGCAGGCCACGCTCTTCGAGTACCTGCGGATGATCGCCATCGCGCGGCTCTTCCTCGACAACGTCGCCCACATCCAGGGCTCCTGGCTGACCACCGGCAAGGAGGTCGGCCAGCTCTCCCTGCACTACGGGGCGGACGACCTCGGCTCGATCATGCTGGAGGAGAACGTCGTCTCCTCCGCCGGTGCGAAGCACCGCTCCAACCGCCTGGAGATCATCGACCTGATCCGCAAGGCGGACCGGGTCCCCGCCCAGCGCGCCACGACGTACGAGCACCTCGTCGTGCACGACGACCCGGCGAACGACCCGGTCGACGAGCGCGTCGTCTCGCACATCTCGTCCACCGCCATCGAGGGCGGCACGGCCCACCCGGAGCTGAAGCTCCTCAGCG